The genomic DNA TTCGGTGCGAACGACCAAATCGCGAACTGTGCGGATCTGTTCGGATTCCAAGCAGTTGCCTGCACGGACCGAAAGACGCAGGTCGCTGATCGGCATGTTCAGCTTGGCTTCCAATTGAGCTTCCGCCGAGTTCGCTCCGCCACGAGCGACGGTGTGGATTCCTGGTCCCAGTTCGGTGTATTGAACGAATGGGTTCAGGTGCTTTCGCATGATCTTGGCCGATTCGGTCAGCGCCAATTCGGGGCCAACGGTTCCGTCGGTCCAGATTTCCATGATCAAGCGATCGTAGTTAGTCTTTTGACCAACGCGAGTCTCTTCGACTTCGTAACGAACGCGAGTCACGGGGCTGAAAACCGCGTCGATCGGAATGATGCCGATCTCGTGTTCGCCGGTGCTGTGTTCGGTCGACGGGACATAACCGCGGCCGTTCTCAACAACCATTTCCATCATGAACGGCACGTCTTCGGTCAAAGTCGCCAAGACGTGGTTGTTGTTGATGATTTCGACATCTTGGTCGGTTTGAACGTCGTTACCGGTGACATCGCCAGCGGTATTGCGTTGCACGGTGATCACGCGAGTCGATTCGCTGTGGTTGCGAACGATCAAGCTTTTGACGTTCAGAACGATCTCGGTGACGTCTTCCATCACGCCGGCGATCGAGCTGAACTCGTGCTGTGCCCCATGCACTTTGATCTGAGTGACGGCGCTACCTTCGAGGCTCGACAGCAACACGCGACGCAGGCTGTTGCCGACGCTGTTGCCAAATCCACGCTCGAACGGTTCGGCCACAAATTTGCCGTAGGTGGGAGACAATGATTCACGATCGACTTCGACCGTGCTGGGCAATTCCATTCCACGCCAACGAATGTGCATGGCTGATGTTCCTTGTTACGGAAAACTAATATTAGTGGGAGGCTTCACGGGGCCGGGGGCCCAGTGCTTGCAATACGGTGACCTAGCGGACCAGCAGACGCTAGACGCGTCGCTTCTTGCGAGGTCGGCAGCCATTGTGCGGGATCGGCGTGACGTCTTCGATCAACTTGACCTTCAGGCCGGCGGACTGCAGCGAAGTGATCGCGTTTTCGCGGCCACTGCCCGGGCCTTTGACGCGAACTTCAACTTCGCGAACGCCGAACTTCTGCGCCTTCTCAGCACATTGTTGAGCTGCCATTTGACCGGCGAAAGGAGTGCTCTTGCGACTGCCCTTGAACCCGCACGTGCCAGCGCTGGCCCAGCACAAGGTCTCACCCTTGGGATCTGTGATGGTGACCGTGGTGTTATTGAAGGTCGCGTGGATGTGGGCAACGCCCGAAACCACGTTGCGGCGTTGCTTTTTTTTGGTTTTAACTTTTGACACGTTTTTTAATCTTCTCAGTCTGGTTTGCTGGGCTTCCCTGGCACTTTATTGCACTAGCGAAGGGCATACCCCATGTGGTGAAAAGGACAACTTGGAATTCGGAGCGTCTTGGCGGGAGCTGGCGGGTCGCCTGCTCAACACAGGCCAGAGCAGGAGCGAGGCTCCTGCCACTGCGAAACATCGGATTACCGCAAGTCCTTAACGCCCTTCTTACCGGCGACAGTCTTCTTGGGGCCCTTGCGTGTTCGGGCATTGGTCTTGGTCCGCTGTCCGCGAACAGGCAACCCCAAGCGGTGCCGGATGCCGCGATAAGACTTAACTTCGCGCAGACGGCTGATATTGGAGCTCAACTGACGTCGCAAAGGGCCTTCGACGGTGTATTCGCTTTCCAAAAAGGCAGCCAGTTTACTGACTTCTTCTTCGGACAAGTCGAACGCTTTGCGTTTCGGATCGATTTGCAATCGCTCACACGCTTCACGTGCGGTATGCAAACCGACGCCGTAAAGGTAAGTCAGCGAATACTGAATTTGTTTGTCGTTAGGGACATCAACGCCCAAAATACGGGGCATAACGGCATTCTCCTGTCACAGTTGCCGTGCTATCAATGCAGACGTTCGCCCACAGCGAACCATCGAGCTGGCTAAGAACCACGAAATATAGCGTCTGGCCCCCAAATTGCTCAATGGGTTAAACGCACGATTTTCCACAAAGAATTATATATCGACCACAATAAACCGCGAGACAGCGGAAAATTGGAGCAATTAACAAGAATGCATCTGGGACTGCCCGCTAAATAGAACTTTTGGAAGTCGGAGTCTTTGTACCACAAGATCTGCGGCGTCGGAATACAGTCGAATCCCCAAACCAGCGGCGAACGACGAGACAAGCCGCCACGTTCCGGCAGGCCGCAGATGGCCGGAAGAGCTAATCAGAAGAGAAGCCGGAAGAGGACAGGCACAGTCCTGGAACGTCTAACTCGCCGACGAAAGAGGACAGACACAGTCCGAGAACGCCCAATCCGGGCCGTAGGTCCGACAATTTACATAGCCCAGCCAGCAGGGCTGGGTAGCGGCCAACCACACCTTCAAATTTCCATCGGGCGAAGGGCCAACGGCCCGTGATGGGGGGAACCAAAAGGGGACAGGCACATTCCGGGAACGCCCAATGCGGGCCGCAGGCCCAGCAATTTGCATAGCCCAGCCAGCAGGGCTGGGTAGCGGCCGACCACACTCCAAAACCAAAAGGGGACAGGCACATTCCGAGACCGCCCGACGCGGGCCGTAGGTCCAGCAATTTGCATAGCCCAGTCCGCAGGGCTGGGTAGCGGCCAACCACACTCCACTACATTTCCATCGGGTGAAGGGCCAACGGCCCGGGATGGGGCCGTCGCATGCGGGGCCTTCAGCCCAACCGGGGCGAAGTCGTGCAACGTTCACCCAGGCCGATGGCTGGGCTAGGCAAATAGTCGAGCCTTCAGCCCTGACTCGGACAGAACCGGGACAGGCAGAATCAAAAGGGGACAGGTAAACCAAAAGGGGACAGGCACATTCCGAGAACGCCCGACGCGGGCCGTAGGTCCGACAATTTACATAGCCGAGCCTGCAGGGCTGGGTAGCGGCCAACCACACCTTCAAATTTCCATCGGGTGAAGGGCCAACGGCCCGTGATGGGGCCGTCGCATGCGGGGCCTTCAGCCCAACCGTGGCAAAACCAAAAGGGGACAGGCACATTTCGAGACCGCCCGACGCGGGCCGCAGGTCCGACAATTTGCATAGCCCAGCCTGCAGGGCTGGGTAGCGGCCGACCACACTCCACGTTTCCATCGGGTGAAGGGCCAACGGCACGGGATGGGGCCGTCGCGTGCGGGGCCTTCAGCCCAACCGGGGCGAATGCGTGCAACGTTCACCCAGGCCGATGGCTGGGCTAGGCAAATAGTCGAGCCTTCAGCCCTGACTCGGACAGAACCGGGACAGGCAGAATCAAAAGGGGACAGGTAAACCAAAAGGGGACAGGCACATTCCCAGACCGCCCGACACTGGCCGCAGGTCCGACAATTTAAACCAAAAAGGGGACAGGCACATTCCGAGAACGCCCGACGCGGGCCGTAGGTCCGACAATTTACATAGCCGAGCCTGCAGGGCTGGGTAGCGGCCAACCACACCTTCAAATTTCCATCGGGTGAAGGGCCAACGGCCCGTGATGGGGCCGTCGCATGCGGGGCCTTCAGCCCAACCGTGGCAAAACCAAAAGGGGACAGTCACATTTCGAGACCGCCCGACGCGGGCCGCAGGTCCGACAATTTGCATAGCCCAGCCTGCAGGGCTGGGTAGCGGCCGACCACACTCCACGTTTCCATCGGGTGAAGGGCCAACGGCCCGGGAGAGGGCCGTCACGTTCGGGGCCTTCAGCCCAACCGTGGTGCGATAGACCACGACTGGCGGACACTCCAAGGATTACTCAGAATCTTCCCAGGAGAAAATAATGCCAGAGAACCCTAGACAGCCGCGACGTGTGCATTCGGACGAGTTTAAACGCAGTGCCGTGGAGCTCGTTACGAAGAAGGGCTACACGATCAAACAGGCCGCCGATGCAGTTGCAGTGGCTCCGAGGAGCATCCGCGATTGGATCAAGAAATTTGACGCCAGTGCGATCCCCGCTTCAGTCGGCTCAAGCAACGATGCGCTGATTGCCGAGAACCGTCGCCTGAAGAAGGCGCTGCTGCAGGCCGAAATGGAACGAGACATATTAAAAAAAGCCACGGCGTATTTTGCGAAGGAGTCGAAATGAAGTACGCCTGGATCAAACAACATCGCGACTCGTTTCCAATTCAGACCATGTGCCGAGTGATGCGTGTCAGCAGGAGCGGCTATTACGCCTGGTGCGTGCGCGAGCCAAGTGCACGCAAGCAAAGAACGAATAAGATTCGCGCGGATGTTCAGCGGGTGCACGCCAGTTCGAAGCAGATCTACGGAAGCTACAAGGTCGCTGAACTGATGCAGGCCGACGCGCAGCTCGAGTCGGCAAGTCGCAATACGGTTGCCAAGGCGATGCGTGAAATGGGCCTAAAAAGCAAGGTCCACAAGCGTTTCACTCCAACGACCACGGTCGCCGATCCAACCAAAGTCCCCGCACCGAATCTACTCGACCAGGTCTTCGAGGCGGAAGGACCAAACCGCAAATGGGTAACCGATATCACCTATTTGCCATCGGCCAACGGCTGGATCTATCTTGCTGTTGTGCTCGATCTGTTTAGCCGCAAAGTGGTTGGATGGTCGATTTCCGAAAGCCTCGCAACGCCTCTGGTTGAAGATGCGTTGAGGCAAGCGATCGCAAATCGACGGCCCGACACAGCGAACCTGCTGCACCACAGCGATCGTGGATGCCAGTACACCAGCAGCGAGTATCAACGTACGCTGAAGACTCTCGGCATCACCTGCTCGATGAGCCGCACTGGATGTTGTTATGACAACGCCGTGATGGAACGATTCTTTTGGTCCCTGAAACATGAGTGGACCAAATTTGAATCGTTTGCCGATATCAACGATGCCCGAAGCAGCGTATTTGAATACATCGAAGCGTTTTACAACTCCACGCGAATTCATCAAACCCTTGGCTACCGAACTCCCAACCAGTTCGAAGTCGACCACGAGCAATCCTTAGCCCTTTGACGCCCCTTGGAGTGTCCGTCAGTCGTGGTCTATCGCATGGCGAATGCGTGCAACGTTCCCCCAGGCCGATGGCCTGGGTTAGGCAAAC from Rosistilla oblonga includes the following:
- the rpsK gene encoding 30S ribosomal protein S11; the protein is MSKVKTKKKQRRNVVSGVAHIHATFNNTTVTITDPKGETLCWASAGTCGFKGSRKSTPFAGQMAAQQCAEKAQKFGVREVEVRVKGPGSGRENAITSLQSAGLKVKLIEDVTPIPHNGCRPRKKRRV
- the rpsM gene encoding 30S ribosomal protein S13 — protein: MPRILGVDVPNDKQIQYSLTYLYGVGLHTAREACERLQIDPKRKAFDLSEEEVSKLAAFLESEYTVEGPLRRQLSSNISRLREVKSYRGIRHRLGLPVRGQRTKTNARTRKGPKKTVAGKKGVKDLR
- a CDS encoding DNA-directed RNA polymerase subunit alpha — protein: MHIRWRGMELPSTVEVDRESLSPTYGKFVAEPFERGFGNSVGNSLRRVLLSSLEGSAVTQIKVHGAQHEFSSIAGVMEDVTEIVLNVKSLIVRNHSESTRVITVQRNTAGDVTGNDVQTDQDVEIINNNHVLATLTEDVPFMMEMVVENGRGYVPSTEHSTGEHEIGIIPIDAVFSPVTRVRYEVEETRVGQKTNYDRLIMEIWTDGTVGPELALTESAKIMRKHLNPFVQYTELGPGIHTVARGGANSAEAQLEAKLNMPISDLRLSVRAGNCLESEQIRTVRDLVVRTEDQLIEVRNFGDTTLNEVRDKLNALGLHLGMRVPTGGLM
- a CDS encoding transposase — protein: MPENPRQPRRVHSDEFKRSAVELVTKKGYTIKQAADAVAVAPRSIRDWIKKFDASAIPASVGSSNDALIAENRRLKKALLQAEMERDILKKATAYFAKESK
- a CDS encoding IS3 family transposase; translated protein: MKYAWIKQHRDSFPIQTMCRVMRVSRSGYYAWCVREPSARKQRTNKIRADVQRVHASSKQIYGSYKVAELMQADAQLESASRNTVAKAMREMGLKSKVHKRFTPTTTVADPTKVPAPNLLDQVFEAEGPNRKWVTDITYLPSANGWIYLAVVLDLFSRKVVGWSISESLATPLVEDALRQAIANRRPDTANLLHHSDRGCQYTSSEYQRTLKTLGITCSMSRTGCCYDNAVMERFFWSLKHEWTKFESFADINDARSSVFEYIEAFYNSTRIHQTLGYRTPNQFEVDHEQSLAL